The following is a genomic window from Niabella soli DSM 19437.
TGATCGAGCTTTGCGGCGTTGATCTTTTTTTGCTGCATTCTTTTCCTACACGAATAATTTCCGCTTCCGGTGCAACATAACGATGCAGGATCACATCGCTTACCAGCCGGTCGGCCAGTACCACATCGGCTTTGCGGAGCGCTTCTGCGGCCTTAACCGTGATCAGGTCCGGATCACCGGGCCCCGCACCTGCCAACACCACTTTCCCCGTTCCGGCGGAAGGCTTTTTTGTATTGCGTTGTAACTGTTGAAGAAGCATTGTTATTTTTTTTATTCTACTTGAAGAGTAGACTTTTTGATCAAAAAAAACCGATGGAGCGGCACCGGTTCAGGACCCGTGCCGCCGCATCGATCAATTCAGCAACACAGCGGCTACTGTGCTGTTGCTGGTTTCGTCTATTAAAATTGCGTTGCCGTAATCGCTGAGTGATGCAAAATCATCATACACCAATGGTGCGGCAGTTTTGATTTTTGCGCGCACGATCTCGTTCAATTTAACACCATCTTCTGCGGGAATGCGTTCCAATGTGTTTACGTCCAGTTTGTATTCCACTTCGCGCACGATCGTTTTTATTAAACGGCTTTTATGCTGGAGGAAATATTTGTTACCCTGGATCAGCGGCTTATTGTCCAGCCAGCAAAGGACTACTTCTATTTCATTTGCTACTTTGGGTAAGTTATCGGCCCGGGCAAAAGTATCGCCGCGGCTGATGTCGATATCGTCTGCAATATGCAGTACTGCTGCTTGCGGTGCAAATGCTTCCTGCACTTCCACGCCTCCTACTTCAATTTTTGTAATAGTAGAGGTAATGCCTGCAGGCAGAATTTGTATACTATCGCCTACTTTATAAACCCCGCTGATCACCTGGCCGGCATAACCACGATAGTCGTGCAGTTCGGTAGTTTGCGGGCGGATCACATATTGCACCTGGAAGCGCGGATCTTCGTGGTTGATATCGGTATCAACCTGCACTTCTTCCAAAAACTCCAGTAAAGGACTGCCTTTGTACCAGGGCATGTTTTTAGAAGGCTCCACGATATTGTCTCCCAGCAATGCTGAGATCGGAGTATAGCTTATATTTTTTAATTGTAGTTGCTCGGCTACTTTTTCATAGTCGGCTTTTATTTCATTGTACCGCTCTTCAGAAAAATCAACCAGGTCCATTTTATTAATCGCTACTACCACATGCGGAATCTTTAACAGGGAAGCGATAATAGAATGACGGCG
Proteins encoded in this region:
- a CDS encoding sulfate adenylyltransferase subunit 1, translating into MDILRFITAGSVDDGKSTLIGRLLYDSKSILVDQLEALEKQSKNKNADGIDLALLTDGLRAEREQGITIDVAYRYFSTPKRKFIIADAPGHVQYTRNMITGASNSSLIVILIDARAGVIEQTRRHSIIASLLKIPHVVVAINKMDLVDFSEERYNEIKADYEKVAEQLQLKNISYTPISALLGDNIVEPSKNMPWYKGSPLLEFLEEVQVDTDINHEDPRFQVQYVIRPQTTELHDYRGYAGQVISGVYKVGDSIQILPAGITSTITKIEVGGVEVQEAFAPQAAVLHIADDIDISRGDTFARADNLPKVANEIEVVLCWLDNKPLIQGNKYFLQHKSRLIKTIVREVEYKLDVNTLERIPAEDGVKLNEIVRAKIKTAAPLVYDDFASLSDYGNAILIDETSNSTVAAVLLN